The stretch of DNA TCAAAGGGTTTTGTGTATGCTAACCACGTCACATTTTGGAAACTAGAATTTTCACTGACTATAACCTCTGTAAAATTTCCAATACTATCTACAATACCTTCTGTTGATATGCGAAGACTAATATTACACGAATAACTTTCACTTGCATAGTCATTAATGACTATACCAACAGGTGCTTTATACAAAATCGTATCACTAAATATTCTTGATTCTTTCATATCCGCTGAACGACACTTTGCGTATACAGTTTTTATGCCATCTCCAGGAGACAGAGTGAAGTCTGCTTTATTATTGTACATATAACTATCGTAATAACGAAGCCATTTCCCATCGCTAAAATCCTGTTTCTCGCTTATAATCATCTCACGAGGAGTGCCAATGTCCTCATTGTTATTTGGGTAGTATACTAATGTTACAACAACACTACGTTTACAAGTTATTGATGCATAGGAATTAATCACAAGCCCCCAAGGAGTTAGGATTACATCCGCACACCCAAAACAACTAAAAAGTAACACTATAATAATATTTAGGATAATTGAAAATATCTTCTGTTTCATTGTTGCGATTTCCACTTTACAACAAGGTCTTGTTCAGGAACAAAGTTTTCACGGATTACATAATAATTTGTTCTATCACAATCTTTCTCGATTTTATTAGGAGCATAGGACAAATTAACATCTTGAGTTTTACTTGGTAGATTTACAATAAACTCAGCATATTCAATATTTTTGAACCATACTCTTGCAGTTGTTAGTATCAAAACAGCTTCTTTTCCTATTATTTTTTGTTTATAACAAAACCTTAAATATTTTACAGTATTTGAAGAGATATTAACATCACATATAATTCCAGGATATCTTTTTATATATTGAACATCTTTTTCTTTCTCAAGTTCCTCTGATTCGTAAACTGAAATTGAATGTGGATATTCATATTTGCCATTTTCTATTGGGAAAGGATAGTACAACATAGTTTTTTCTGTAATCAAACTATTGCTACGAATAAAATACTTGCCATCTACAGTAACTTCGTCATTATTGATAGTTATATTCACGATTTCTTTAAAAAAATCAATTGGATGATTTACTAAATAGTTATTGGATTCAAGATATTTTAAATATCCTGGCAAGTCTTTGTCTGGAAGGAAGTTTGCTATGTTATTTGGCTTTTCTGCGGCATATGAGAATGATAATGCAACTTGTAATACAAAGACAACAATATACTTTATTTTTTTCGCCATACTATTAACCTATCTCAATTCAGCATACCAAGAGTACGTTTTGGTGTCTATGTGTTACTGGCCTATACTGTTTCTGTAAATATAATAGCAAAAAGTCGTTATAATTTATTGATTAAAAATACATATTCAACTAATTAGATTGTTTTTCTATAAACAACCTCAAGTTGTCACAGTAAAATGTCACAGTAAACCATAGTGTTTGACCGGCGAGGATCACCAGTTGATTTTATCCCAAGTACATGTCATACTGTAGTTGACATAAGGTTGACATATAGTTTACATTAGGAGCTGTACCGCCGCGGATTTGATACTCTGCACATATTTACACTTGACGATATATTGTTGGAAAACAGGAAGTTTTATTATTCACAGTTAAGCAACGCGCGAAAACCCGGAGGTAAGTATGTTAATTTGTTCCCTGATTTAACAACCAACTCCAAACCGGAACATATTTTATCTTACAATTCTTGCCATACCATTTAAACTCTTCTTCCGCGGTATAATTATCTGTAAGAATCAACAAATCTGTACATCTAAGTTCTTTACTCGCTTTTAGTAACGCGCGTTTTTCGCGATCTTTAGTCTCCCGTGCCGTTGTATCGTAACACACCTGTATCAACTGCACAGCTTTAGTCCCTTGTTTCACAACAAAATCAACTTCTTCCTGCTGCGCATTTTTCCAGTAAAACACTTGTGATTTACCTTCCAACTCACGGCGTTTAAGTTCTATAGCAACGACATTCTCATAAAGTTTCCCATAGTCCGGGCTTAACTTAAACGCTTTGGCATGGATATATCCATTGTCAAT from Elusimicrobiota bacterium encodes:
- a CDS encoding T9SS type A sorting domain-containing protein, giving the protein MKQKIFSIILNIIIVLLFSCFGCADVILTPWGLVINSYASITCKRSVVVTLVYYPNNNEDIGTPREMIISEKQDFSDGKWLRYYDSYMYNNKADFTLSPGDGIKTVYAKCRSADMKESRIFSDTILYKAPVGIVINDYASESYSCNISLRISTEGIVDSIGNFTEVIVSENSSFQNVTWLAYTKPFDLNFKVNESYGEKYVYAKFREASLQESKIYSDSILLKIPVKNNLNEFMVYPNPYYPMKGHTQIYFYGLTEYTEIKIYDLVGNLIKKLYPIDSMNGISIWDTKNESGENVASGIYIFSVNNDKYNGKLWNSPPNQQFIYGKIAVIR